Below is a window of Prosthecobacter algae DNA.
GGGGCGGCGGTAGGGCCTGGGGGGTGGGCTGAGGGTGGGGGGGAGGCGGACGAGGGATGGAGGGTGAGGGAGACGGGGCCGGTGGCGCTGCGGACGGGGATCTGGGAGGTGGCCCGGCTGAGACGGAGGCGGCTGGTGAGGCGGGCGGGCCTGACCTGGGGCGGGGTGGCGATGGTGCTGAGGTGGACGCGGATGGTGCGGGCGGAGGCGTGGGTGAGGGAATTGTGCACGGCCTCCTGAACGATGCGCATGAGCTGGAGGGAGACGCCTTCGGGCAGGGGGGCATCGGGCCCTTCCTGGGTGAAGTGAATTCGGGTGGAGGTGCCGGGCTGGACACGGTTTTCTAACCAATTTTGCAATGCGGCGGGCAGGCCGGTGGCGAGGGTGGTCTCGCTGCGGAGGTCCCAGATGGTGTGGCGGGCCTCCACCTGGCAGTGACGGAGCATGGCGGTGGTGTCGTCGATGAGCCGGGGGAGCATGTCTGGGGCGGCATGGACGGCACCTTTGAGGGTCTCCAGATGCAGGGCGGCGCTGCTGAGCTGCTGCTGGAGGCTGTCGTGAAATTCGCGGGCGATGCGCAGGCGCTCTTCCTCGGCGGCGGCGTGGCTTTCGATCTCGCGGATGTGGCGGGCCTGGCGCCAGAGCTGCCAGCGGAAGATGAGGGCACCGGGGAGGGCGAGTCCGGCGAGGGCGGTGAGGACCCAGACGGCGAGGGTGAGGCGGGCGGGCGTCCACCAGGAGGGGCCCTGGATGAGGGCGAGATCGGTGAGGCTGCGGGGGATGACGGAGAGGGTGGGGGCGGCATCGTCTGCGCCGGTGGCGGTATCGCCGCTGGGACTGTCGATGTGGCAGATGCCGGTGAGCTGCACGGTGCTGCCTTCCTGCAGGTGGTGCATCTGGGGGGGGCTCAGAAAAGTCTGCCAGATGAGGTGGCAGTGCACGCCGCTGGGCAGGGCGAGGGTGTAGCGGGGCAGGCCGCCGGGCAGGGTGTGGGTGTGGAGGATGCCGGTGAGGGAGACGAGCTCCCGCTGCATGCGGGGGTGGAAGAAGCCCTGCTCCAGATGGATGGGGGCGGGCGGGCCGGCATGGCCCAGCGGGCGGCAGATGCCATCCTGCAGGGTGAGGCGGCCCTCCACATTCTGCGGCCACCCGGCGATGGCCAGACGCTGGCCGGGGAGGAAGGTGGCGAGCTGGCGGGTGGTGACCTCGATGCTGCCATCCTCCGTGCGCAGGCAGACCCAGGAACGGGGCCGGGCGGCGGTGACGGTGCCGTGGAGGTGGATGCGCTGGCGGGCATTCGTGCGTGGGGTGGCCTGGATGGCGC
It encodes the following:
- a CDS encoding sensor histidine kinase, yielding MTTTSATTLCSGVFFVVLGWLVCLQAVQPGGSIGSTQGPVPPSKPAAETSPTNAAAPGQIPATPGLTAPSAQSNPSPATALKNTAPLYRSQAPAVVTRPSANPADAPTATPTAALAPTAKPPLPQSPPAAQTSPPRASSLPLITIAEAKARMFRRDVTDPVRVRGTVTFTNHRLGIAYVQDSSGGIGYDPRSRPAIHLPAPGDTVEVEGYLTRRQGLAMILGSRATFGPPRITLIPEEKSTFPALPFDLDDAAQLRLDGHLARVSGVIRRISVPPLDGAPMLVEISTPSGYAIARLPWREPQAVLDKWLDCPVTLTAVLVCRADPPLLPEDASALLLVAHRNRWSPQPRALEEAFNSPPITALSAIQATPRTNARQRIHLHGTVTAARPRSWVCLRTEDGSIEVTTRQLATFLPGQRLAIAGWPQNVEGRLTLQDGICRPLGHAGPPAPIHLEQGFFHPRMQRELVSLTGILHTHTLPGGLPRYTLALPSGVHCHLIWQTFLSPPQMHHLQEGSTVQLTGICHIDSPSGDTATGADDAAPTLSVIPRSLTDLALIQGPSWWTPARLTLAVWVLTALAGLALPGALIFRWQLWRQARHIREIESHAAAEEERLRIAREFHDSLQQQLSSAALHLETLKGAVHAAPDMLPRLIDDTTAMLRHCQVEARHTIWDLRSETTLATGLPAALQNWLENRVQPGTSTRIHFTQEGPDAPLPEGVSLQLMRIVQEAVHNSLTHASARTIRVHLSTIATPPQVRPARLTSRLRLSRATSQIPVRSATGPVSLTLHPSSASPPPSAHPPGPTAAP